The following coding sequences lie in one Glycine soja cultivar W05 chromosome 16, ASM419377v2, whole genome shotgun sequence genomic window:
- the LOC114390727 gene encoding alanine aminotransferase 2-like, whose translation MRKSAADRFRHLFNRSLILLRHRHHHHPFPSSSSLSPFSRSRFFSSTPFSMASDSPFPVTAQNINPKVLKCEYAVRGEVVTLAQNLQKDLQANPGSHPFDEILYCNIGNPQSLGQQPITFFREVLALCDHPAILDKSETQGLFSTDAIQRAWQIVDQIPGRATGAYSHSQGVKGLRDTIAAGIEERDGFPANPDDIFMTDGASPAVHNMMQLLIRSENDGILCPIPQYPLYSASIDLHGGFLVPYYLDEATGWGLEIPELKKQLEAAKSKGINVRALVVINPGNPTGQVLGEENQRDIVEFCKQEGLVLLADEVYQENVYVPEKKFHSFKKVSRSMGYGENDITLVSFQSVSKGYHGECGKRGGYMEVTGFSAEVREQIYKVASVNLCSNISGQILASLVMSPPKVGDESYESFNAEKENILESLARRAKTLEDAFNKLEGVTCNKAEGAMYLFPQIRLSQKAIKAAGDANTAPDNFYCKRLLNATGVVVVPGSGFGQVPGTWHFRCTILPPEEKIPAIVTRLTEFHEKFMDEFRD comes from the exons ATGCGGAAATCTGCTGCAGACAGATTCAGGCACCTTTTCAACCGTTCACTCATTCTTCTGCGCCACCGTCACCATCACCatccctttccttcttcttcttctctctccccATTTTCTCGCTCTCGTTTCTTCTCCTCTACGCCGTTCTCCATGGCTTCTGATTCCCCTTTTCCTGTCACCGCTCAAAACATCAACCCCAAG GTTCTGAAATGTGAGTATGCTGTTAGAGGAGAGGTTGTCACACTTGCCCAG AATTTGCAAAAGGATTTACAGGCCAATCCAGGCTCTCACCCATTTGATGAg ATACTTTACTGCAACATTGGAAATCCTCAGTCTCTTGGCCAGCAGCCAATAACTTTTTTCCGAGAG GTTCTTGCATTATGTGACCATCCAGCTATATTAGACAAAAGTGAAACACAGGGTTTGTTCAG TACCGACGCAATACAGCGAGCTTGGCAGATTGTGGATCAGATTCCTGGGAGAGCAACTGGTGCCTATAGCCATAGTCAG GGTGTCAAGGGCTTGCGTGATACAATAGCTGCTGGAATTGAAGAGCGTGATGGTTTTCCTGCCAATCCTGATGACATTTTCATGACAGATGGTGCAAGCCCTGCA GTCCATAATATGATGCAATTACTCATTAGATCAGAAAATGATGGTATTCTGTGTCCCATTCCACAGTACCCTCTGTACTCAGCCTCAATTGACCTCCATGGTGGCTTCCTG gtACCTTATTATCTAGATGAAGCAACAGGTTGGGGGTTGGAAATACCTGAACTCAAGAAGCAATTGGAGGCTGCCAAGTCTAAGGGCATCAATGTTAGGGCTTTAGTTGTTATAAATCCTGGCAATCCAACGGGGCAG GTTCTTGGTGAGGAAAATCAGCGGGATATAGTAGAATTTTGCAAGCAAGAAGGTTTGGTTCTTTTAGCTGATGAG GTATATCAAGAAAACGTTTATGTTCCTGAGAAGAAATTTCACTCTTTCAAGAAGGTATCTCGGTCCATGGGATATGGTGAGAATGATATCACCTTAGTATCTTTTCAATCAGTCTCCAAAG GCTACCACGGGGAGTGTGGGAAACGAGGAGGTTATATGGAGGTGACTGGGTTTTCTGCAGAAGTGAGGGAACAAATATATAAAGTGGCATCTGTCAACCTTTGCTCTAATATCTCTGGTCAAATTCTTGCTAGCTTAGTCATGAGTCCTCCTAAG GTTGGAGATGAGTCCTATGAGTCATTCAATGCTGAGAAGGAGAATATTTTGGAGTCCCTTGCTAGGCGTGCCAAG ACACTAGAAGATGCATTCAACAAATTAGAGGGTGTAACATGCAACAAAGCAGAAGGGGCAATGTATCTGTTCCCCCAAATTCGCCTGTCCCAAAAGGCTATCAAAGCTGCAGGAGATGCAAATACAGCACCTGATAATTTCTATTGCAAACGCTTGCTTAACGCGACAGGAGTAGTTGTTGTTCCTGGTTCTGGTTTTGGACAG GTTCCTGGCACATGGCATTTTAGGTGCACCATATTGCCTCCAGAAGAAAAGATTCCGGCCATTGTCACCCGCTTGACAGAGTTCCATGAAAAATTCATGGATGAGTTCCGTGACTAA